A stretch of the Aphis gossypii isolate Hap1 chromosome 2, ASM2018417v2, whole genome shotgun sequence genome encodes the following:
- the LOC114123304 gene encoding presenilin homolog — translation MRDSSSRSSSKSPTRREAVPLMAAAAPRETSRRDSLTAQEEETLKYGAEHVIKLFVPVSMCMLVVVATINSVSFYNVKDMYLVYTPFHETSPEPSTKVWNAVANSLILISVVIVMTVFLIALYKYRCYKLIHGWLIMSSLLLLSMFTCLYIEEILHTYNIPMDYITFFLVIWNIGMLGMVCIHWKGPLRLQQSYLIFIAALMALVFIKYMPEWTTWVVLFVISIWDLVAVLTPRGPLRILVELAEERNEQIFPALIYSSTVVYMMNRSDSVDSTTDSQNGFTRTWVEEHQQPQTEEVRVCRRLMDEEDKGVKLGLGDFIFYSVLVGKASSYGDWNTTLACFVAILIGLCLTLLLLAIFRRALPALPISITFGLVFYFATRGLVKPFADMLASQQVFI, via the coding sequence ATGCGCGACAGCAGTAGCAGGAGCAGTAGCAAGTCACCGACACGTAGAGAAGCTGTACCGCTGATGGCCGCCGCGGCTCCCAGGGAAACGTCGCGCCGCGACTCGTTGACGGCTCAAGAAGAGGAGACGCTCAAGTACGGCGCCGAACATGTCATCAAACTGTTTGTGCCTGTGTCGATGTGCATGTTAGTGGTGGTGGCCACGATAAACTCCGTGTCGTTCTACAATGTTAAAGACATGTACTTGGTGTACACACCGTTCCACGAGACTAGTCCCGAGCCTTCGACTAAAGTATGGAACGCCGTGGCCAATTCGCTGATACTGATATCTGTTGTCATCGTCATGACTGTGTTCCTAATTGCGTTGTACAAATATCGgtgctataaattaatacacggTTGGCTCATAATGTCGTCATTGCTTCTCCTGTCCATGTTCACTTGTTTGTACATCGAGGAAATCTTACACACATACAACATTCCCATggattatataacattttttttggtaatctGGAATATTGGTATGCTAGGCATGGTGTGTATACACTGGAAAGGCCCATTGCGACTCCAGCAATCCTATCTGATATTCATTGCTGCCCTCATGGCACtcgtgtttattaaatatatgccTGAATGGACTACTTGGGTTGTGTTGTTTGTTATATCTATTTGGGACTTGGTTGCTGTCCTCACTCCACGAGGACCTTTACGCATACTTGTCGAATTGGCTGAGGAGCGCAATGAACAAATATTCCCGGCATTAATCTACTCGTCTACGGTCGTATACATGATGAACCGTTCAGATAGTGTAGATAGTACAACAGACAGCCAAAACGGATTTACCAGGACATGGGTCGAAGAACACCAACAGCCTCAGACTGAAGAAGTTAGAGTTTGTAGAAGACTGATGGATGAAGAAGATAAAGGTGTCAAACTTGGATTAGGGGATTTCATATTCTACAGCGTTTTAGTGGGCAAAGCGTCATCTTATGGAGACTGGAATACAACATTAGCATGCTTTGTGGCTATACTTATTGGATTGtgcttaacattattattattggctaTATTTAGACGAGCTTTGCCCGCTTTACCAATATCCATAACTTTTGGGCTTGTATTCTATTTTGCTACTCGTGGACTTGTAAAACCGTTTGCAGATATGCTAGCGTCACAACAAGTTTTCATATga
- the LOC114123295 gene encoding uncharacterized protein LOC114123295 isoform X2: MNNKMNYPSPEMTPEQLQKLLPYKISEDSIHFNLPDNFVPGSIAFANFPVRPNMRKQTTNKQNKREHHSTWTQSEAKRIYVKKTMNLYHWTQPGLPTDFVRKIISDSWDNMSVDEKQVYEKQ; encoded by the exons atgaataacaaaatg AACTACCCGTCACCTGAAATGACTCCCGAACAACTCCAAAAACTTTTGCCCTATAAAATCTCTGAAGATTCGATACATTTTAACCTGCCAGATAATTTTGTTCCTGGATCCATAGCTTTCGCCAACTTTCCTGTTCGGCCCAATATGCGTAAA CAGAcaactaataaacaaaataaaagagaGCATCACTCCACCTGGACTCAAAGTGAAGCAAAAAggatttatgttaaaaagacGATGAACTTATATCATTGGACACAGCCCGGACTACCCACGGACTTCGttcgaaaaattatttcagataGCTGGGATAATATGTCCGTAGATGAAAAACAAGTATACGAAAAACAG taG
- the LOC114123305 gene encoding ubiquitin-like protein 4A, with translation MKINIKILNGQECSFDVQSEMTIAELKNHVFEALKVPVKDQRLLLTGRPLCDEKTLVDYPQIKDGTRLNLIVKQQIIKPDELEEMITKHVREHYSTEDTVKVLKEFMKEFDRSLTQFSLDDYERMAESLLTNNEQQKSQ, from the exons ATGAAAATCAACATCAAGATACTTAACGGACAGGAATGTTCATTCGAC gtTCAGAGTGAAATGACAATAGCAGAGCTAAAAAATCATGTATTTGAAGCACTTAAGGTTCCTGTTAAAGATCAAAGATTATTGCTTACCGGTCGTCCTTTATGTG atgaaAAAACCTTAGTTGATTATCCACAAATAAAGGATGGTACCAGATTGAACTTAATTGTTAAACAGCAAATTATTAAACCCGATGAATTAGAAGAAATGATCACAAAGCATGTACGAGAACATTATAGCACAGAAGATACAGTCAAGgtattaaaagaatttatgAAGGAATTTGATCGTTCTCTTACTCAGTTCAGCTTAGATGACTATGAGCGTATGGCAGAATCATTGTTGACCAACAATGAACAACAGAAGAGTCAATAA
- the LOC114123303 gene encoding methionine aminopeptidase 2: protein MAAVLDDVGKSNVSKKTEEVFDDDELEEDVEDGPTITKKKRKRRKKRAQNTDDGTDTKEKDEVENEVTSGVTNINMDDEVEADGEKKKSRRRNKKKETKVDEPESKEKKQTNPPSVPIHELFPTSEYPVGQEVEYDGRMGKQRITSEEKRAIERSKYDDYNDARRAAEAHRQVRKHIQSWVKPGMTMIEICEELERCSRALIGEDGLKAGLAFPTGCSRNNCAAHYTPNAGDPTVLLYDDVTKIDFGTHVNGRIIDCAFTLTFNPKYDKLVEAVRDATNTGIKAAGIDVKLCEVGEAVQEVMESYEVELDGKTYPVKSIRNLNGHSIDAYRIHAGKTVPIVKGGEATMMEENEFYAIETFGSTGRGIVRDDMDTSHYMKNFDAPFVPLRLQASQKLLGTVNKNFGTLAFCKRWLDRLGATKYQMALKDLCDKGILDAYPPLCDIKGCYTAQFEHTIVLRPTCKEIISKGDDY, encoded by the exons ATGGCAGCGGTATTGGACGATGTTGGAAAGTCAAATGTATCAAAGAAGACTGAAGAAGTGTTCGATGATGACGAGCTAGAAGAAGATGTCGAAGATGGTCCGACAATCACAAAGAAGAAGAGGAAGCGTCGGAAGAAGAGAGCGCAAAACACGG ATGATGGGACAGatacaaaagaaaaagatGAAGTAGAAAACGAAGTAACTAGTGGTGTAACCAATATAAATATGGATGATGAAGTTGAAGCTGATggtgaaaagaaaaaatccaGGCGCCGTAATAAAAAGAAGGAAACCAAAGTTGATGAACCAGagtcaaaagaaaaaaagcaaACTAATCCTCCATCTGTTCCCATACATGAACTCTTTCCAACAA gtGAGTATCCAGTTGGTCAAGAAGTTGAATATGATGGCCGTATGGGTAAACAGCGAATAACAAGTGAAGAGAAACGGGCAATAGAAAGATCGAAGTATGATGATTACAATGATGCTAGACGAGCAGCTGAAGCTCATAgacaa gtACGAAAACATATTCAAAGCTGGGTAAAACCTGGTATGACTATGATTGAAATTTGTGAAGAGTTAGAACGATGTTCAAGAGCTTTAATTGGAGAAGATGGACTTAAAGCTGGTCTAGCTTTCCCTACAGGATGTTCAAGAAATAATTGTGCAGCACATTATACTCCTAATGCAGGAGATCCTACAGTTTTATTATACGATGACGTTACCAAAATTGATTTCGGCACACATGTAAATG gccGTATAATTGATTGTGCATTTACTTTGACTTTCAATCCTAAGTATGATAAGCTTGTAGAAGCTGTAAGAGATGCAACTAATACAGGAATAAAA gCTGCTGGTATTGATGTTAAACTTTGTGAAGTTGGTGAAGCCGTTCAAGAAGTGATGGAATCATATGAAGTTGAACTTGATGGTAAAACATATCCAGTTAAGTCAATCAGAAATCTCAATGGTCATTCAATTGAtgcatata gaatACACGCAGGAAAAACTGTACCAATTGTTAAAGGTGGTGAAGCCACTATGATGGAAGAGAATGAGTTCTATGCTATTGAAACATTTGGTTCCACAGGACGTGGAATTGTCCGTGATGATATGGATACATCACATTATATGAAGAATTTTGATGCTCCATTTGTGCCACTTCGTCTTCAAGCATCACAAAAATTGCTCGGTACAGTCAATAAGAACTTCGGTACATTGGCATTTTGTAAACGCTGGCTAGATAGGTTGGGTGCAACTAAATATCAAATGGCACTAAAAGATTTGTGCGATAAAg gAATTCTTGATGCTTATCCACCGTTATGTGATATCAAAGGCTGTTACACAGCACAATTTGAGCACACAATTGTACTTAGACCAACGTGTAAGGAAATTATAAGCAAAGGAGATGATTATTAA
- the LOC114123295 gene encoding uncharacterized protein LOC114123295 isoform X1, producing MNNKMNYPSPEMTPEQLQKLLPYKISEDSIHFNLPDNFVPGSIAFANFPVRPNMRKQTTNKQNKREHHSTWTQSEAKRIYVKKTMNLYHWTQPGLPTDFVRKIISDSWDNMSVDEKQVYEKQANGEYGPLMVHPHLSLMYQCGQLGKFSNQSKQS from the exons atgaataacaaaatg AACTACCCGTCACCTGAAATGACTCCCGAACAACTCCAAAAACTTTTGCCCTATAAAATCTCTGAAGATTCGATACATTTTAACCTGCCAGATAATTTTGTTCCTGGATCCATAGCTTTCGCCAACTTTCCTGTTCGGCCCAATATGCGTAAA CAGAcaactaataaacaaaataaaagagaGCATCACTCCACCTGGACTCAAAGTGAAGCAAAAAggatttatgttaaaaagacGATGAACTTATATCATTGGACACAGCCCGGACTACCCACGGACTTCGttcgaaaaattatttcagataGCTGGGATAATATGTCCGTAGATGAAAAACAAGTATACGAAAAACAG gcAAACGGAGAGTATGGACCCTTGATGGTTCACCCTCACTTGTCACTTATGTATCAGTGTGGACAGCTAGGAAAGTTTTCCAACCAATCAAAACAATCGTGa